In the Methylomonas rhizoryzae genome, one interval contains:
- a CDS encoding Uma2 family endonuclease translates to MAPITQLSQLDPDGTYSYADYLTWQLEESVELIKGKIMAMSPAPNVKHQRIALKLLRPIDNYFLRKSCEIFIAPFDVKLYDRRKSLLTNREAFSVVQPDLCVICDQDKLTEQGCDGAPDWIIEILSPGNSRREVRLKYDLYEESGVIEYWLVFPYEQIVQQFVLDDSGKYQLRALYPGNETAAPHLFPDLQIDLNDVFAE, encoded by the coding sequence ATGGCGCCAATCACGCAATTATCGCAACTGGATCCCGACGGCACCTACAGCTACGCCGATTATTTGACCTGGCAGCTCGAGGAATCGGTCGAACTGATCAAGGGCAAGATCATGGCGATGTCGCCGGCACCCAATGTCAAGCATCAAAGGATCGCGCTTAAGTTACTGCGACCAATCGATAACTACTTCTTGCGTAAAAGTTGTGAAATCTTTATCGCCCCGTTCGACGTCAAGCTTTACGACCGTCGCAAATCGCTACTGACTAACCGCGAAGCTTTCAGCGTTGTGCAGCCCGATCTTTGTGTGATCTGCGACCAGGATAAACTGACTGAGCAAGGTTGCGACGGCGCCCCGGACTGGATTATCGAGATTCTTTCCCCAGGCAACAGTCGCAGGGAAGTGCGCCTGAAATATGACTTATACGAAGAAAGCGGTGTGATCGAATATTGGCTGGTCTTTCCGTACGAGCAAATTGTGCAACAGTTCGTGCTTGACGATAGCGGCAAATATCAACTGCGCGCCTTGTATCCCGGTAACGAAACCGCCGCCCCACATTTATTCCCCGATCTGCAAATCGACCTGAACGACGTTTTTGCCGAATAA